A genomic stretch from Deinococcus sp. YIM 134068 includes:
- a CDS encoding CTP synthase: protein MKFIFVTGGVVSSLGKGVASASLGALLRARGSRVTAVKIDPYINIDAGTMRPYEHGEVFVTASGAETDLDLGNYERFLDLDIPAGSNITTGQVYQEVIRKERAGDYLSQTVQVIPHVTDEIKRRIRAAGETAGAEIVLIEVGGTVGDIESLPFLEAIRQFRFDEGDENVLYLHLTLVPYLGTSNEFKTKPTQHSVAELRSVGISPDIVMVRSKEKLPPEITRKIALFTSVRENRVFSSHDVGHVYELPLALEEQGLGKAVEDLLGLERTHPNLGVWQNAMRVMRQPGREVTIALAGKYTQMPDAYLSLLESLTHAGIANDARVNIKWVNAEDLREGDLEAQLGDADGILVPGGFGIRGIEGKIRAAEYARTRGVPYLGICLGMQIAVIEYARHVAGLSGANSAEFDPYAPHKVIDLMPEQLEVAGMGGTMRLGDWPMELRAGTKIAELYGVPQGGTVRERHRHRYEVNPAYVERLQEAGLTISGVTPGREGRGAGLVESIEIPGHPFFVALQAHPEFKSRPMRPSPPFAGFVAAALGSGQRPATSDQLTGAEA from the coding sequence CGACCCCTACATCAACATCGACGCGGGCACGATGCGGCCCTACGAACACGGCGAGGTCTTCGTGACGGCGAGCGGGGCCGAGACCGACCTCGACCTCGGCAACTACGAGCGCTTTCTCGACCTCGACATCCCGGCGGGCAGCAACATCACGACCGGGCAGGTGTACCAGGAGGTCATCCGCAAGGAGCGGGCGGGCGACTACCTCTCGCAGACGGTGCAGGTCATCCCGCACGTCACCGACGAGATCAAGCGCCGCATCCGCGCGGCGGGGGAGACGGCGGGGGCGGAGATCGTTTTGATCGAGGTCGGCGGCACGGTGGGCGACATCGAGTCGCTGCCCTTCCTGGAGGCCATCCGGCAGTTTCGCTTCGACGAGGGCGACGAGAACGTCCTGTACCTGCACCTGACCCTCGTGCCGTACCTGGGGACCTCGAACGAGTTCAAGACCAAGCCCACCCAGCACTCGGTCGCCGAACTGCGCTCGGTGGGCATCAGCCCCGACATCGTGATGGTGCGGAGCAAGGAGAAGCTGCCGCCCGAGATCACCCGCAAGATCGCCCTCTTCACGTCCGTGCGCGAGAACCGCGTCTTCTCCTCCCACGACGTGGGCCACGTCTACGAGTTGCCCCTCGCGCTGGAGGAGCAGGGGCTGGGCAAGGCGGTGGAGGACCTGCTGGGGCTGGAGCGCACCCACCCCAATCTCGGCGTGTGGCAGAACGCCATGCGCGTGATGCGGCAGCCGGGCCGCGAGGTGACGATTGCCCTCGCCGGGAAGTACACCCAGATGCCCGACGCGTACCTCAGTCTCCTCGAATCGCTCACCCACGCCGGAATCGCCAACGATGCCCGCGTGAACATCAAGTGGGTGAACGCCGAGGACCTGCGCGAGGGCGACCTGGAGGCGCAGCTCGGCGACGCCGACGGCATCCTCGTGCCCGGCGGCTTCGGCATTCGCGGCATCGAGGGCAAGATTCGCGCCGCCGAGTACGCCCGGACGCGCGGAGTCCCCTACCTCGGCATCTGCCTGGGCATGCAGATCGCCGTGATCGAGTACGCCCGGCACGTCGCGGGCCTCTCGGGAGCCAACTCCGCCGAGTTCGACCCCTACGCGCCCCACAAGGTCATCGACCTGATGCCCGAGCAACTGGAGGTCGCCGGGATGGGGGGCACCATGCGCCTCGGCGACTGGCCTATGGAGTTGCGCGCCGGAACAAAGATCGCCGAACTCTACGGCGTGCCGCAGGGGGGCACCGTCCGCGAACGCCACCGCCACCGCTACGAGGTCAACCCCGCCTACGTGGAGCGGCTCCAGGAGGCGGGCCTCACCATCAGCGGCGTGACGCCGGGCCGTGAGGGGCGCGGCGCGGGCCTCGTGGAGAGCATCGAGATTCCCGGCCACCCCTTTTTCGTGGCGCTTCAGGCGCACCCGGAGTTCAAGAGCCGCCCGATGCGGCCCAGCCCGCCGTTCGCGGGGTTCGTGGCGGCGGCGTTGGGGAGCGGTCAGCGACCAGCGACCAGCGACCAGCTCACAGGCGCGGAAGCGTAA
- the coaE gene encoding dephospho-CoA kinase (Dephospho-CoA kinase (CoaE) performs the final step in coenzyme A biosynthesis.): MSSPPPPPPGLRRLGLTGSIGAGKSTVAALLRARGLTVLDADEQARLVTLEPEVLAEIEAAFPGTVRGGVLERAALASVVFGDQAHLSRLNAIVHPRVRARMLDLEAAAAARGEGWVVQDVPLLFEGGLERQMDAVLVVDAPLETRVARVTARSGLSAEEVLARDSRQMPAGEKRRRATAVLDNGGSLEELEAQVDGALGTLGVQPPAASRQQEESPSRG; this comes from the coding sequence ATGTCCTCTCCACCCCCTCCCCCGCCCGGCCTGCGCCGCCTCGGCCTGACGGGCAGCATCGGCGCGGGCAAGAGTACCGTCGCGGCCCTGCTGCGAGCACGCGGCCTGACCGTCCTCGACGCCGACGAGCAGGCGAGGCTCGTGACGCTGGAGCCGGAAGTGCTGGCTGAGATCGAGGCCGCCTTTCCCGGCACGGTGCGGGGTGGGGTCCTCGAACGCGCGGCCCTGGCCTCGGTGGTGTTTGGCGACCAGGCCCACCTCTCCCGACTGAACGCCATCGTCCACCCGCGCGTTCGTGCCCGGATGCTGGACCTGGAAGCGGCGGCGGCAGCACGCGGCGAGGGCTGGGTCGTGCAGGACGTGCCCCTTCTCTTCGAGGGCGGGCTGGAGCGTCAGATGGACGCCGTACTCGTCGTGGACGCGCCGTTGGAGACCCGCGTGGCCCGCGTGACCGCCCGCTCGGGCCTGAGCGCGGAGGAGGTCTTGGCCCGCGACTCCCGCCAGATGCCCGCCGGGGAGAAGCGCAGACGGGCGACCGCCGTGCTGGACAACGGGGGGAGTCTGGAGGAGTTGGAGGCGCAGGTGGACGGGGCGCTGGGGACGCTGGGCGTTCAGCCACCAGCCGCCAGCCGCCAGCAGGAAGAAAGCCCCAGCCGGGGCTGA
- a CDS encoding tetratricopeptide repeat protein produces MKRRSLGLLLAAAILSGTAAQTLPTAPAPSTPTAPATPAAVPATVPATPARPARPAANYVALGVFYYEQGKFDEAYVAFRAAAEIDPRNADALLGLGRSQVKLRLYLPAIETLRRLIALDPRNVSGYIALAQAYQQQYIGASDRASVTGNLAEAQRVLTEVEATVQALGGTERDLNLSKVWNERGYVFKLQGDGGRAIEAFKQASTLNPENDVILFNLGDMYYATGNLVAALDSLQQAVIADPRDPYNRAYYAKLLALSGNTTAAKPEAAQAARLAPSNSYAVGQYGVVSYLSQDRATARTQLTQAVRLDPLRYPEFYYYLGRLDLDAGDLKAARENLTRAAALGSTTPEYAYYLGLSYERGAGTLAPDRLKARENYERALRLSPNYALAREGLGRVR; encoded by the coding sequence GTGAAACGACGTTCCCTCGGCCTGCTCCTCGCGGCGGCCATCCTCTCCGGCACCGCCGCGCAGACGCTACCGACGGCTCCGGCTCCCTCCACCCCCACGGCCCCGGCCACGCCCGCCGCTGTTCCGGCGACCGTCCCGGCGACTCCCGCGCGTCCCGCCCGCCCCGCCGCGAATTATGTGGCACTGGGCGTCTTCTATTACGAGCAGGGCAAGTTCGACGAGGCGTACGTGGCCTTCCGCGCCGCCGCCGAGATCGACCCGCGCAACGCCGACGCCCTGCTGGGACTGGGCCGCTCGCAGGTCAAGCTGCGGCTGTATCTGCCTGCCATCGAGACGCTGCGGCGGCTGATCGCGCTCGACCCGCGTAACGTCAGCGGCTATATCGCGCTCGCGCAGGCCTACCAGCAGCAGTACATCGGGGCGAGCGACCGCGCCAGCGTGACGGGCAACCTCGCCGAGGCGCAGCGGGTGCTCACCGAGGTCGAGGCGACCGTTCAGGCTCTCGGCGGCACCGAGCGCGACCTCAACCTCAGCAAGGTGTGGAACGAGCGCGGGTACGTCTTCAAACTTCAGGGCGACGGCGGGCGGGCCATCGAGGCCTTCAAGCAGGCCAGCACGCTCAACCCCGAGAACGACGTGATCTTGTTTAACCTCGGGGACATGTACTACGCGACGGGCAACCTCGTGGCGGCGCTCGACAGCCTGCAACAGGCCGTGATCGCCGACCCGCGTGACCCCTACAACCGCGCGTACTACGCCAAGCTCCTCGCCCTGAGCGGCAACACGACCGCCGCCAAGCCGGAGGCCGCGCAGGCCGCCCGCCTCGCGCCGTCCAACAGCTACGCGGTCGGGCAGTACGGCGTGGTGAGCTACCTCAGCCAGGACCGCGCCACCGCCCGCACGCAACTCACCCAGGCGGTGCGGCTCGACCCCCTGCGCTACCCCGAGTTCTACTACTACCTGGGTCGCCTCGACCTCGACGCGGGTGATCTCAAGGCCGCCCGCGAGAACCTGACGCGCGCCGCCGCCCTCGGCAGCACGACGCCCGAGTACGCCTACTACCTCGGCCTGAGCTACGAGCGCGGCGCGGGCACGCTGGCCCCCGACCGCCTCAAGGCCCGCGAGAACTACGAGCGTGCCCTGCGGCTCAGCCCGAACTATGCGCTGGCCCGCGAGGGTCTGGGCCGCGTGCGCTGA
- a CDS encoding superoxide dismutase, with the protein MAYQLPSLPYAENALEPHINAQTMNIHRTKHHQTYVDNANKALEGTELADMPVEQLIAQLDRVPADKKNVLRNNAGGHANHSLFWQVMTPDGQGQPGGELAGAIEQAFGSFDAFKERFEDAAKTRFGSGWAWLVVQNGQLAVVSTANQDNPLMGEGVAGVSGTPILGVDVWEHAYYLNYQNKRPDYLKAFWNVVNWDEVARRYTEAKSQ; encoded by the coding sequence ATGGCCTACCAACTGCCGAGCCTGCCGTACGCGGAGAACGCCCTCGAACCCCACATCAACGCGCAGACGATGAACATCCACCGCACGAAGCACCACCAGACCTACGTGGACAACGCCAACAAGGCGCTGGAGGGCACCGAGCTCGCGGACATGCCGGTGGAGCAGCTCATCGCCCAGCTCGACCGGGTGCCCGCCGACAAGAAGAACGTCCTGCGGAACAACGCGGGCGGCCATGCCAACCACAGCCTCTTCTGGCAGGTCATGACGCCGGACGGGCAGGGCCAGCCGGGCGGTGAACTCGCTGGGGCCATCGAGCAGGCCTTCGGTTCCTTCGACGCCTTCAAGGAGCGGTTCGAGGACGCGGCCAAGACGCGCTTCGGCTCCGGCTGGGCGTGGCTCGTCGTGCAGAACGGACAGCTCGCCGTCGTCTCCACCGCCAATCAGGACAACCCCCTGATGGGCGAGGGCGTCGCGGGCGTGAGCGGCACCCCGATCCTCGGCGTGGACGTGTGGGAGCACGCCTACTACCTGAACTACCAGAACAAGCGCCCCGACTACCTCAAGGCCTTCTGGAACGTCGTGAACTGGGACGAGGTGGCCCGGCGATACACGGAGGCGAAGTCGCAGTAA
- a CDS encoding tripartite tricarboxylate transporter permease, with protein sequence MEALTALFAGFETALTPINLLWALVGVTLGTLVGVLPGIGPALTVALLLPVTNQLEPVSAFIMFAGIYYGGMFGGSTTSILLNTPGESSSIITALEGNKMARRGRGAAALATAAIGSFVAGTIGTMLLTFAAPAIADVAVQISAGAKFALILLAFVTVSATFGGSPLRGLTSLALGLAVGLIGTDLQSGQARFTLGRPELLDGIEFVTVVIGLFAIGETLYVASRLRQGKPSVIRLSEGAHMNREDWRRSWKPWLRGTALGFPFGAVPAGGAEIPTFLSYTLEKRLTKHPEEFGKGAIEGVAGPEAANNASAAGVLVPLLTLGLPTSATAAILLAAFQGYGLQPGPLLFVTNTELVWGLIASLYIGNVMLLALNLPLAPVWARLLLIPRPFLYAAILVFSTVGVYSLNNSVFDLIMLAIFGVIGYGMRRFDFPVTPAIIGTILGPTAESQFRTALQQSNGDFSIFARQPLTAFIMIIVALALIVPQVIRMRAARRGG encoded by the coding sequence ATGGAGGCCCTGACCGCCCTGTTCGCGGGCTTCGAGACGGCCCTCACCCCCATCAACCTGCTGTGGGCGCTCGTCGGCGTGACGCTCGGCACCCTCGTCGGCGTGCTGCCCGGCATCGGCCCGGCGCTCACGGTCGCGCTGCTCTTGCCGGTGACTAATCAGTTGGAACCCGTCAGCGCCTTCATCATGTTCGCGGGCATCTACTACGGGGGGATGTTCGGCGGCTCGACCACCTCCATCCTGCTGAACACGCCCGGTGAGTCGAGTTCGATCATCACCGCGCTGGAGGGGAACAAGATGGCCCGCCGGGGCCGGGGGGCCGCCGCGCTCGCCACCGCCGCCATCGGGTCCTTTGTGGCGGGGACCATCGGGACGATGCTGCTGACCTTCGCCGCGCCCGCCATCGCGGATGTCGCCGTGCAGATTTCGGCGGGTGCCAAGTTCGCCCTCATCCTCCTCGCCTTCGTCACCGTAAGCGCGACCTTCGGCGGGAGTCCCCTGCGCGGGCTGACGAGCCTCGCCCTCGGTCTCGCCGTCGGTCTGATCGGCACCGACCTCCAGAGTGGGCAGGCACGCTTCACGTTGGGTCGCCCGGAGTTGCTGGACGGCATCGAGTTCGTGACGGTGGTCATCGGCCTGTTCGCCATCGGGGAGACGCTGTACGTGGCGAGCCGGTTGCGGCAGGGCAAACCCAGCGTGATCCGGCTCTCGGAGGGTGCCCACATGAACCGCGAGGACTGGCGGCGCAGTTGGAAACCGTGGCTGCGCGGCACGGCGCTGGGCTTCCCCTTCGGCGCGGTCCCGGCGGGCGGCGCGGAGATTCCCACCTTCCTGAGCTACACGCTCGAAAAACGGCTCACCAAGCACCCGGAGGAGTTCGGTAAGGGGGCCATCGAGGGCGTCGCCGGGCCGGAAGCGGCGAACAACGCCTCCGCCGCCGGGGTCCTCGTCCCGCTCCTCACCCTCGGCCTCCCGACGAGCGCGACCGCCGCCATCCTGCTCGCCGCCTTCCAGGGGTACGGGCTGCAACCGGGGCCGCTGCTCTTCGTCACGAACACCGAACTCGTATGGGGATTGATCGCCTCGCTCTACATCGGGAACGTGATGCTGCTGGCGCTGAACCTGCCCCTCGCACCGGTGTGGGCACGGCTGCTGCTGATCCCCCGCCCGTTCCTGTACGCGGCCATCCTCGTCTTTTCCACGGTTGGCGTGTACTCGCTGAACAACAGTGTGTTCGACCTGATCATGCTCGCCATCTTCGGCGTGATCGGGTACGGGATGCGTCGCTTCGACTTCCCGGTGACGCCCGCGATCATCGGCACGATCCTGGGGCCAACGGCGGAGTCGCAGTTCCGCACCGCCCTCCAGCAGAGCAACGGCGACTTCAGCATCTTCGCCCGGCAGCCGCTGACGGCCTTCATCATGATTATCGTGGCGCTGGCCCTCATCGTGCCGCAGGTGATCAGGATGCGGGCGGCGCGGCGGGGGGGTTGA
- a CDS encoding tripartite tricarboxylate transporter TctB family protein: MQDAPPSPSPDAPTSTRRGVSVPDLLVALGVTALGVALLVGSLQIPFGINAVVGPRVFPLIVSVGMTVLGALLTVNALRGERAEPAVEEDIDPTIPAHPGSALLILGGFLLGAVLLPSLGFVLGTSIMYFSVAYAFGERRLLLILGVALALSLVTYLLFTRGLGLALPAGVFRGVL; encoded by the coding sequence ATGCAAGACGCCCCCCCCTCCCCCTCCCCGGACGCGCCCACGTCCACGCGGCGCGGCGTCAGCGTGCCCGATCTGCTCGTCGCGCTGGGCGTGACGGCGCTCGGCGTGGCGCTGCTCGTCGGCAGCCTCCAGATTCCCTTCGGCATCAACGCGGTCGTCGGCCCCCGTGTCTTCCCCCTGATCGTGAGCGTCGGTATGACCGTGCTAGGTGCCCTGCTCACCGTGAACGCCCTGCGGGGCGAGCGGGCCGAACCCGCCGTCGAGGAGGACATCGACCCGACCATCCCCGCCCACCCCGGCTCCGCGCTCCTCATCCTGGGCGGCTTCCTGCTCGGCGCGGTGCTGCTGCCGTCGCTGGGTTTCGTGCTGGGCACCTCGATCATGTACTTCAGCGTGGCGTATGCGTTCGGCGAGCGCCGCCTGCTGTTGATCCTGGGCGTGGCGCTCGCTCTGTCGCTCGTCACGTACCTCCTCTTCACGCGGGGGCTGGGGCTGGCGCTGCCCGCCGGGGTCTTCCGGGGAGTGCTGTAG
- a CDS encoding Bug family tripartite tricarboxylate transporter substrate binding protein encodes MYKALSLAVLTALAPLAAAQSVNNLRIMAPASPGGGWDQTSRAIQTVLQNEGLARPVQVFNVPGAGGTIGLAQLYNSKGDGSLLMTMGLVMVGAIQTNSSKVDLSRVTPIARLTGEYEVVVVPAASPYKTMKDLAAAWKTNPGSVAFAGGSAGGTDHMLVGLLAQAAGVDPKRMNYVPFSGGGETLAAVLGNQVAAGVAGYGEFEAQIKAGRLRAIGISAPKRQAGIPVPTLREQGYNVDLSNWRGIVAPPGISAQEKAALVAAMDKLHASKAWKDTLAERKWTDLYLSGSKFDVYLKLEANRTKNVLRDIGLVK; translated from the coding sequence ATGTACAAAGCCCTGTCCCTCGCCGTGCTGACGGCCCTCGCCCCCCTCGCCGCCGCCCAGAGCGTCAACAACCTCCGCATCATGGCCCCCGCCAGCCCCGGCGGCGGGTGGGACCAGACCTCGCGCGCCATCCAGACGGTGCTGCAAAACGAGGGCCTCGCCCGGCCCGTGCAGGTGTTCAACGTGCCCGGCGCGGGCGGCACCATCGGCCTCGCACAGCTCTACAACTCGAAGGGTGACGGCAGCCTTCTGATGACGATGGGCCTCGTGATGGTAGGCGCTATCCAGACCAACTCCAGCAAGGTGGACCTCAGCCGCGTGACCCCCATCGCCCGCCTGACGGGGGAGTACGAGGTCGTGGTCGTGCCCGCCGCCAGCCCCTACAAGACGATGAAGGACCTCGCCGCCGCGTGGAAGACCAACCCCGGCTCGGTCGCCTTCGCGGGCGGCAGCGCGGGCGGCACCGACCATATGCTTGTCGGGCTGCTCGCCCAGGCGGCGGGCGTCGATCCCAAGCGGATGAACTACGTCCCCTTCAGCGGCGGCGGGGAGACGCTGGCGGCGGTCCTCGGCAATCAGGTCGCGGCGGGCGTGGCCGGGTACGGCGAGTTCGAGGCGCAGATCAAGGCGGGCCGTCTGCGCGCCATCGGCATCAGCGCGCCGAAGCGTCAGGCGGGCATCCCGGTGCCGACCCTGAGGGAGCAGGGCTACAACGTGGACCTCTCCAACTGGCGCGGCATCGTGGCCCCTCCCGGCATCAGCGCGCAGGAAAAGGCCGCCCTCGTCGCCGCGATGGACAAGCTGCACGCCTCGAAGGCGTGGAAGGACACCCTCGCCGAGCGCAAGTGGACCGACCTGTACCTCAGCGGCAGCAAGTTCGACGTGTACCTCAAGCTGGAGGCCAACCGCACGAAGAACGTCCTGCGGGACATCGGCCTGGTGAAGTAA
- a CDS encoding sensor histidine kinase has product MPRSSRAPLGLQGRLVRLHLLVLCGMTALLVGVQTAYLYGQARERLGERALTTSRLVARLPVVVRGTEAGAQNPALNIQVNALRDGAGADFIVVGDRRGLRLAHPVPERLGQPMEGGDNVEPFAGREVVSVARGSLGVSVRGKVPVWAGGVGGGRVVGVVSTGYLMPQVWSLVREALLSLAPWFLLALGLGTVGAVWTARRLRASILNLEPEQIAALVGQHRAVLAALREGVIAVDAGGIVTLASDRAAEALGPGTSVPCRLAPVWPELAARPVVRQQNVELTLRGQPVLVNVEPLEGGGFVASFRDRAEALALADELTHARGFVDVLRAQTHEYQNRLHVLSGLLQLGRPQEALRVLNAEIEADAQFRQLLRDVQVPRLVALLAGKRERAQELGLGFHVAEDSELSPVWERHADTLVTAVGNLTENAFEALAGRAGTVTVLIGEDPEGAQIEVRDDGPGVSEEVAARLFTRGASSKGEGRGYGLAGVAARVGALGGNIRFTRRGGQTVFQVNLPTPVQAVAPLERA; this is encoded by the coding sequence ATGCCACGTTCTTCACGCGCCCCCCTGGGCTTGCAGGGCCGTCTCGTGCGGCTGCATCTGCTCGTGCTGTGCGGGATGACGGCGCTGCTCGTGGGCGTCCAGACCGCCTATCTGTACGGGCAGGCGCGCGAACGGCTGGGGGAGCGGGCGCTCACGACGAGCCGCCTCGTGGCCCGGCTGCCCGTGGTGGTGCGCGGGACGGAGGCGGGGGCGCAGAATCCGGCGCTGAACATTCAGGTCAACGCCCTGCGGGACGGGGCGGGGGCCGACTTCATCGTGGTGGGGGACCGCCGGGGGCTGCGGCTGGCGCACCCGGTCCCCGAGCGGCTGGGGCAGCCGATGGAGGGCGGCGACAACGTGGAACCCTTCGCGGGCCGCGAGGTCGTGAGCGTGGCGCGCGGCAGCCTCGGCGTAAGCGTGCGCGGCAAGGTGCCCGTGTGGGCGGGCGGCGTGGGCGGCGGGCGGGTCGTCGGCGTGGTGAGCACGGGCTACCTGATGCCGCAGGTGTGGTCCCTCGTGCGGGAGGCCCTGCTCAGCCTCGCCCCGTGGTTCCTGCTCGCGCTGGGGCTGGGGACGGTGGGCGCGGTGTGGACGGCGCGGCGGCTGCGGGCCTCCATCCTCAACCTCGAACCCGAGCAGATCGCGGCGCTCGTCGGGCAGCACCGGGCAGTTCTCGCCGCGCTGCGGGAGGGCGTGATCGCGGTGGACGCGGGCGGAATCGTCACCCTCGCCAGCGACCGGGCGGCGGAGGCGCTGGGACCGGGCACGTCCGTCCCCTGCCGTCTCGCCCCCGTGTGGCCCGAACTCGCCGCCCGGCCCGTGGTACGCCAGCAGAACGTGGAACTCACCCTGCGCGGCCAGCCCGTCCTCGTGAACGTGGAGCCGCTGGAGGGGGGCGGCTTCGTCGCGTCCTTCCGCGACCGGGCGGAGGCGCTCGCCCTCGCCGACGAGCTGACCCATGCGCGCGGCTTCGTGGACGTGCTGCGTGCCCAGACGCACGAGTACCAGAACCGCCTGCACGTCCTGTCGGGCCTGCTCCAACTCGGCAGGCCGCAGGAGGCGCTGCGCGTGCTGAACGCCGAGATCGAGGCGGACGCCCAGTTTCGGCAACTCCTCCGCGACGTGCAGGTGCCCCGGCTGGTCGCCCTCCTCGCCGGGAAGCGGGAGCGGGCGCAGGAACTCGGCTTGGGGTTCCACGTCGCCGAGGACAGCGAACTCTCGCCCGTCTGGGAGCGGCACGCCGATACCCTCGTGACCGCCGTGGGCAACCTGACCGAGAACGCCTTCGAGGCGCTCGCCGGGCGCGCGGGCACCGTGACCGTCCTCATCGGCGAGGACCCCGAGGGCGCGCAGATCGAGGTCCGCGACGACGGCCCCGGCGTCTCCGAGGAGGTCGCCGCCCGGCTTTTCACGCGCGGGGCGAGCAGCAAGGGCGAGGGGCGCGGCTACGGGCTGGCGGGCGTGGCCGCGCGGGTGGGGGCGCTCGGCGGGAATATTCGCTTCACCCGCCGGGGCGGGCAGACGGTCTTTCAGGTGAACCTGCCCACTCCGGTTCAAGCTGTCGCCCCACTGGAGCGCGCGTGA
- a CDS encoding response regulator, with amino-acid sequence MTRVRVLLVEDDLRVARVNRDLLERDPDVHVVGSAATLAQADALAHALAPDLILLDVHLPDGNGLGLLRHWRAGGRTTDVALITAADDEASVKAALAQGAFDYLIKPFTGARLAEVIARHRARRTARGTLDQTHLDRLLGVGSGSPEPLPRGIDPHTLERVAQVLAGAGGALSAEEVGDRTHLSRVTAWRYLEHLVRVGRATLDHQYGLAGRPAKLYRAREGEGGDRA; translated from the coding sequence GTGACGCGGGTGCGGGTCCTTCTCGTGGAGGACGACCTGCGGGTGGCGCGGGTGAACCGCGACCTGCTGGAGCGGGACCCCGACGTGCATGTGGTCGGCAGCGCGGCCACACTCGCGCAGGCGGACGCGCTGGCCCACGCGCTCGCCCCCGACCTGATCCTGCTCGACGTGCATCTGCCCGACGGGAACGGGCTGGGGCTGCTGCGCCACTGGCGGGCCGGGGGCCGCACGACCGACGTGGCCCTCATCACCGCCGCCGACGACGAGGCGAGCGTCAAGGCCGCGCTGGCGCAGGGGGCCTTCGACTACCTCATCAAGCCGTTCACGGGCGCGCGTCTCGCCGAAGTGATCGCCCGGCACCGCGCCCGCCGCACCGCGCGGGGCACCCTCGACCAGACACACCTCGACCGCCTGCTGGGGGTGGGGTCGGGATCGCCGGAGCCGTTGCCGCGCGGCATCGACCCACACACGCTGGAGCGGGTGGCGCAGGTCCTCGCCGGGGCCGGGGGTGCCCTGAGCGCCGAGGAGGTCGGCGACCGGACGCACCTCTCCCGCGTCACCGCCTGGCGCTACCTCGAACATCTCGTGCGGGTGGGCCGCGCCACGCTCGACCATCAGTACGGGCTGGCGGGGCGGCCCGCCAAGTTGTACCGGGCGCGGGAGGGTGAGGGGGGAGATCGGGCGTGA
- a CDS encoding inorganic pyrophosphatase, translating to MTVGAVVGVVEWTRGEVDRFVWRDGEVVPLRREARPAPVNYGCLPGTLNPADGAEVDAVWLGGARPVGERVTATPSGLLWLADGDHKVVFGKLEEGAALLAWFPPERGAHLLGPQDAAAWLASLPSQVLA from the coding sequence TTGACCGTGGGTGCGGTCGTCGGCGTGGTCGAGTGGACGCGCGGGGAGGTGGACCGCTTCGTATGGCGCGATGGGGAAGTCGTGCCCCTCCGACGAGAAGCCCGGCCCGCCCCCGTCAATTACGGCTGCCTGCCGGGCACCCTCAATCCCGCCGACGGCGCGGAGGTGGACGCCGTGTGGCTGGGCGGGGCGCGGCCCGTGGGCGAGCGCGTGACCGCCACCCCCTCCGGCCTGCTCTGGCTCGCGGACGGCGATCACAAGGTCGTCTTCGGGAAGTTGGAGGAGGGGGCGGCGTTGCTCGCGTGGTTCCCTCCCGAACGCGGTGCCCACCTCCTCGGCCCGCAGGACGCGGCGGCGTGGCTGGCGTCCCTGCCCTCCCAGGTCCTTGCCTGA
- a CDS encoding RNHCP domain-containing protein, producing MTGERRFTVRGTNNAFTCAHCGVEVRPLSNGSVRNHCPACLHSLHVDIQPGDRASDCHGLLKPIGLDQSGKKGWVILYRCQRCGFTGRNRAALDDPEQPDDWNALVALSGLPREG from the coding sequence ATGACGGGCGAGCGCCGCTTCACGGTGCGGGGCACGAACAACGCCTTCACCTGCGCCCACTGCGGCGTGGAGGTCCGGCCCCTGTCCAACGGCTCGGTGCGGAACCACTGCCCGGCGTGCCTGCATTCCCTCCACGTGGACATCCAGCCCGGCGACCGCGCCAGCGACTGCCACGGACTCCTCAAACCCATCGGCCTGGATCAGAGCGGGAAGAAGGGCTGGGTCATCCTCTACCGCTGCCAGCGGTGCGGCTTCACGGGAAGGAACCGCGCCGCCCTCGACGACCCCGAGCAGCCCGACGACTGGAACGCACTCGTGGCGCTGAGCGGCCTGCCGCGCGAGGGGTGA